From a single Wolbachia endosymbiont of Oedothorax gibbosus genomic region:
- a CDS encoding IS5 family transposase (programmed frameshift) codes for MRNLYPSDISREQFEKIRSILESSRKKTKPRKLDLYDVFCAVLYVLKSACQWRMLPKDFPKWRSCYEYFKKWSEKPSEDTESTLERVLKKLVGETRISNGRKERTSFCIIDAQSVKNADTAENKGYDAGKKISGIKRHIAVDTQGLPHAIYVTTAEATDRSSAMKMVENAKEKLSEVKNILVDAGYTGENFATQIKATIGSTVEVIKRSELHTFVVLPKRWVVERSFAWLEKCRRLWKNCERKLNTSLQMVVLAFTSLLLKRL; via the exons ATGAGAAATTTATACCCAAGTGACATAAGTCGAGAACAATTTGAAAAAATCAGATCAATTCTGGAGAGTAGTAGGAAGAAAACAAAACCAAGAAAACTTGATTTGTATGATGTATTTTGTGCAGTGCTGTACGTCCTAAAAAGTGCCTGTCAGTGGAGAATGCTGCCAAAAGATTTTCCAAAATGGCGAAGTTGTTACGAATATTTTAAAAAATGGAGTGAAAAACCAAGCGAAGATACAGAAAGTACTTTGGAGCGTGTATTA AAAAAATTAGTTGGAGAGACACGTATCAGCAATGGTCGGAAAGAAAGAACTAGTTTTTGTATAATTGATGCTCAGAGCGTAAAAAATGCAGATACTGCTGAAAATAAGGGCTACGATGCAGGTAAAAAAATTTCAGGAATAAAGCGCCATATTGCAGTAGATACACAAGGTTTACCACACGCGATTTATGTAACAACGGCAGAAGCAACCGACCGCAGCAGTGCCATGAAAATGGTCGAAAATGCTAAAGAAAAACTCTCTGAAGTTAAAAATATACTTGTTGATGCAGGCTACACTGGAGAAAATTTTGCAACACAAATAAAAGCAACTATTGGTTCGACGGTCGAAGTAATAAAGCGAAGTGAATTACACACCTTTGTTGTACTGCCAAAGAGATGGGTTGTTGAGCGCTCTTTTGCTTGGTTGGAAAAATGTAGGCGTTTGTGGAAAAATTGCGAGCGGAAACTCAACACTAGCTTACAAATGGTCGTTCTTGCTTTCACTTCTTTACTCCTTAAAAGATTATGA
- a CDS encoding IS982 family transposase, producing the protein MKKDITELYCCVEDFCRAVDDNFANRFLSNGKKPTRVPEIAHSEILTIILLYHKSPCKNFKAFYLCYLQLFYRSEFSKLPSYHRFIALKPRVLWYLALLLQWFCEQAKMTGISYIDSTSIAVCHRKRISRNKVFKGLAELGKNTYGWFFGFKLHVVINEIGEIQGVTLTRGNVDDRKPVPTLTKKLTGLLFGDKGYIKKELFEKLFDRGLKLVTKVKKGMKNALISLKEKILLGKRSIVETVFGCLKNKFELEHTRHRSTVNFLVHIFSTLISYSMQSKKPCISQLYFVG; encoded by the coding sequence ATGAAGAAAGATATTACAGAACTGTACTGTTGCGTCGAGGATTTTTGTCGTGCGGTAGATGATAATTTTGCAAATAGGTTCTTATCAAACGGCAAAAAACCAACCAGAGTACCAGAAATAGCGCACTCAGAAATTCTAACCATAATCCTATTATACCATAAATCACCATGTAAAAACTTCAAGGCTTTTTATCTTTGTTATCTTCAGTTATTCTATAGATCAGAGTTTTCAAAGCTGCCTTCATATCACAGATTTATTGCCTTAAAGCCGCGAGTTTTGTGGTATTTAGCATTACTTTTGCAATGGTTTTGTGAACAAGCAAAAATGACCGGGATTTCCTACATAGATTCTACTTCAATAGCAGTATGCCATCGAAAAAGAATCTCAAGAAATAAGGTTTTCAAAGGATTAGCAGAGTTAGGAAAGAATACTTACGGCTGGTTTTTTGGTTTTAAATTACATGTAGTAATCAATGAAATAGGTGAAATTCAAGGTGTTACGCTAACCAGAGGTAACGTCGATGACAGAAAACCTGTACCAACTCTAACCAAAAAACTAACTGGACTTTTGTTTGGAGATAAGGGCTATATAAAGAAAGAGCTCTTTGAGAAACTATTCGATAGAGGTCTAAAACTCGTCACTAAAGTGAAAAAAGGTATGAAAAATGCACTGATTTCGCTGAAAGAGAAGATTTTACTAGGGAAAAGATCGATTGTTGAAACGGTTTTTGGCTGCCTAAAAAACAAATTTGAACTTGAGCACACTCGGCATAGATCCACAGTAAATTTCTTGGTACATATTTTTTCTACCCTCATTTCTTATTCAATGCAATCGAAAAAGCCCTGTATTTCTCAGCTTTACTTCGTTGGTTAA